Proteins co-encoded in one Kribbella solani genomic window:
- a CDS encoding ATP-binding cassette domain-containing protein: MNTPMLQVTDLTVEYVQGARRPPFRAVDGVDFELAAGETLGLVGESGSGKSTVAKALLRLVPTHRGRITFEGRDLTHLTGKDRRGLSSAIQVVFQDPYSSFNPARTIGDSLREMLRPQGIRDRSVAQARAAGLMERVGLDASALDGYPGAFSGGQRQRIAIARALMVDPKLLICDEAVSALDLSVQAQVINLLRELQQERRISLLFISHDLTVVNHVSQRVMVLYKGRVMEAGDTDTVYSHPRHPYTRVLLDAVPMPDPDAQRRRRANRLLSQETPSAAQGADA; the protein is encoded by the coding sequence GTGAACACACCCATGCTTCAGGTCACGGACCTGACGGTCGAATACGTGCAGGGAGCCCGAAGACCACCCTTCCGCGCCGTCGACGGGGTCGATTTCGAACTGGCCGCGGGCGAGACGCTGGGGTTGGTCGGCGAGTCCGGATCGGGGAAGTCGACGGTCGCGAAGGCGCTGTTGCGGCTGGTGCCGACGCATCGCGGCCGGATCACGTTCGAGGGCCGCGACCTTACCCACCTGACCGGCAAGGACCGGCGGGGATTGAGCTCGGCCATCCAGGTCGTGTTCCAGGACCCGTACAGCTCCTTCAACCCAGCACGAACCATCGGCGACTCGTTACGCGAGATGTTGCGCCCGCAGGGAATCCGTGACCGGAGCGTCGCCCAGGCGCGCGCCGCCGGTCTGATGGAGCGGGTCGGCCTCGATGCGTCCGCTCTGGACGGGTACCCGGGTGCCTTCTCCGGCGGGCAACGGCAGCGCATTGCCATCGCCCGCGCGCTGATGGTCGACCCGAAGCTGCTGATCTGCGACGAAGCGGTGAGTGCCCTGGATCTGTCGGTCCAGGCCCAAGTGATCAATCTGCTGCGCGAACTGCAGCAGGAGCGGAGGATCTCGTTGCTGTTCATCTCGCACGACCTCACGGTCGTCAACCACGTCTCCCAGCGGGTGATGGTTCTCTACAAGGGCCGTGTGATGGAGGCCGGCGACACCGATACGGTCTACAGCCATCCACGGCACCCGTACACTCGCGTCCTGCTTGATGCGGTGCCGATGCCCGACCCGGACGCGCAGCGCCGACGCCGGGCGAATCGCTTGTTGAGCCAGGAGACCCCGTCGGCGGCGCAAGGGGCTGACGCATGA
- a CDS encoding alpha/beta hydrolase fold domain-containing protein produces the protein MTAPDVDEDATRVVVRDLTVAGPHGDVPARLYRSPGRLPLAGLVWVHGGAFVSGDLDMPEADWVAGRLAARGIAVLSLDYRKAKDGVQYPVPSDDVLAGWTWAVEHVDVLGVPVQRLHLGGASAGGNLVAGVTKRLRDGAGRLPTSLVLAYPVVHPELPVDGPVDVAGLEELAGDHYFSPELTRRMTVNYVGGDERLLTHPYAFPSNGAVGGQPPVYVMNCEYDSLRASGHAYAVLLAEAGVIVREETLARTQHGALNRPGGEALRSLDGITSWILEGPDGPNAG, from the coding sequence ATGACGGCACCGGATGTCGACGAGGACGCGACTCGTGTGGTGGTGCGGGATCTCACTGTCGCCGGTCCGCACGGTGATGTCCCGGCACGGCTGTATCGCAGCCCGGGCAGGCTCCCACTTGCCGGCCTGGTCTGGGTGCACGGCGGTGCCTTCGTTTCCGGTGATCTCGACATGCCCGAGGCCGACTGGGTCGCTGGACGGCTGGCAGCGCGAGGAATCGCGGTCCTTTCGCTCGACTACCGCAAGGCCAAGGACGGTGTGCAGTACCCGGTCCCCTCGGACGACGTACTGGCGGGATGGACCTGGGCCGTCGAACACGTCGACGTCCTCGGAGTACCCGTGCAGCGGCTGCACCTCGGTGGCGCGAGCGCCGGCGGCAACCTGGTCGCAGGCGTGACCAAGCGGCTGCGCGACGGCGCGGGCCGCCTGCCTACCTCGCTGGTACTCGCCTATCCGGTCGTTCATCCGGAGCTGCCGGTCGACGGGCCTGTCGACGTTGCCGGTCTCGAAGAGCTCGCGGGCGATCACTACTTCTCGCCCGAGCTCACCCGGCGGATGACGGTCAACTATGTCGGCGGCGACGAGCGGCTGCTGACCCACCCGTACGCCTTTCCCTCCAACGGCGCGGTCGGCGGGCAGCCGCCGGTCTACGTCATGAATTGCGAGTACGACTCCTTGCGAGCGTCCGGGCACGCGTACGCCGTCCTGCTCGCGGAAGCGGGCGTCATCGTCCGCGAGGAGACCTTGGCCCGCACGCAGCACGGCGCGCTGAACCGCCCCGGCGGCGAGGCGCTGCGCTCCCTCGACGGCATCACGTCCTGGATTCTCGAGGGTCCGGACGGGCCGAATGCCGGCTGA